In Geminocystis sp. NIES-3709, a single genomic region encodes these proteins:
- a CDS encoding alpha/beta fold hydrolase, whose translation MLDYKIWQWQGFNIGYRSEGEKGQAILFIHGFGANSGHWRHNLPFFAEDYRCYALDLIGFGASDKPTPNQPLSYTFETWSKQVADFCREVVKSPVFLVGNSIGCIVAMQMAVDNPDLVLGITALNCSLRLLHDRKRQNLPWIRNYGSIAMQKVLTNPIIGNFFYEQIAKPKVIKNLLSQAYQRKEAITDELIDLIYQPSQDKGASEVFLAFTGYSQGPLPEDLLPILSCPVTFLWGTNDPWESIELGRELANYPCVKDFIELEGLGHCPQDEAPDIVNPILQLTINN comes from the coding sequence ATGCTTGACTACAAAATTTGGCAATGGCAAGGCTTTAATATCGGTTATCGCAGTGAGGGAGAAAAAGGGCAAGCTATTCTCTTTATTCATGGTTTTGGGGCAAATAGTGGTCATTGGAGACATAATTTACCGTTTTTTGCTGAAGATTATCGTTGTTATGCCTTAGACTTAATCGGTTTTGGGGCATCGGATAAACCAACTCCAAATCAACCTTTATCATACACATTTGAAACTTGGTCAAAACAAGTAGCGGATTTTTGTCGAGAAGTAGTTAAAAGTCCCGTATTTTTGGTTGGTAACTCCATCGGTTGTATTGTGGCGATGCAAATGGCGGTGGATAATCCTGATTTAGTTTTAGGAATTACTGCCCTTAACTGTTCTTTACGATTATTACACGATCGAAAACGTCAAAATCTTCCTTGGATTAGAAATTATGGTTCGATAGCCATGCAAAAAGTATTAACGAATCCTATCATCGGTAACTTTTTTTATGAGCAAATAGCCAAGCCAAAAGTTATTAAAAATTTGCTTTCCCAAGCCTATCAAAGAAAAGAGGCTATAACCGATGAATTAATTGATTTAATATATCAACCATCTCAAGACAAAGGCGCATCAGAGGTGTTTTTAGCTTTTACGGGTTATTCTCAAGGGCCTTTACCTGAAGACTTATTGCCTATTTTATCCTGTCCTGTCACCTTTTTATGGGGTACAAATGATCCTTGGGAATCGATCGAACTAGGGAGAGAATTAGCTAACTATCCTTGTGTAAAAGATTTTATCGAATTAGAAGGATTAGGGCATTGTCCTCAAGATGAAGCACCTGACATTGTTAATCCTATTTTACAATTAACAATTAATAATTAA
- the secA gene encoding preprotein translocase subunit SecA: MFKKLFGDPNARKLKKLQPLITEINILEEDFKKLTDDEMRAKTASFKEMLAKTKNREERDIILDEILVEAFALVREAGVRVLGMRHYDVQMLGGMVLHTGQIAEMKTGEGKTLVATLPAYLNGLTGKGVHVVTVNDYLARRDAEWMGQIHRFLGLSVGLIQSGMNSPERQKNYNADITYATNSELGFDYLRDNMATDIGEVVQRVPNYCIIDEVDSILVDEARTPLIISGQVERPMEKYLEAARIAQLLVRQKEEGDGGDYEVDEKARNVLLTDEGFGKAEELLGVKDLYDQENPWAHYIFNAIKAKELFTADVNYIVRNNEVVIVDEFTGRVLAGRRWSDGLHQAIEAKEGVEIQRETQTLASITYQNFFLLYPKLSGMTGTAKTEETEFEKVYNLEVTIIPTNRPSDRADLPDVVYKNEIAKWKAVAEECAEMHESGRPVLIGTTSVEKSELLAKLLVERNIPHNILNARPENVERESEIVAQAGRKGAITIATNMAGRGTDIILGGNSDYMARLKIREYFMPQIVTPEDDQLMVSVPGIDMNKRPKGQGFSANGDGKKVKNWKPSSDIFPCQLSSETEAKLKETVKFAVETYGQQSLSELDAEEKIAVAAEKAPTDDPVILKLRDVYRSIRQEYDSLTDKEHELVVEKGGLHVIGTERHESRRIDNQLRGRAGRQGDPGSTRFFLSLEDNLLRIFGGDRVAGLMNAFRVEEDMPIESGMLTRSLEGAQKKVETFYYDARKSVFEYDEVMNNQRRAIYAERRRVLEGRELKEQVLQYATKTMDEIVDAYVNPELPPDEWNLEGLVNKAKEFIYLLEDVTVKDLEDMTVTEMKTFLHEEVHKAYDLKENQIEQLQPGLMRQAERFFILQQIDTLWREHLQAMDGLRESVGLRGYGQKDPLIEYKQEGYEMFLEMMIDIRRNVVYSLFQFQPQAQPQAV, from the coding sequence ATGTTTAAAAAGCTATTCGGAGATCCTAACGCTCGTAAACTAAAAAAGTTACAACCTCTTATCACCGAAATTAACATATTAGAAGAAGACTTTAAAAAACTTACCGATGACGAGATGAGGGCAAAAACAGCATCTTTTAAAGAGATGTTAGCTAAAACCAAAAACCGAGAAGAAAGAGACATTATTTTAGATGAAATTTTAGTGGAAGCCTTTGCATTAGTTAGGGAAGCAGGGGTGAGAGTGTTGGGAATGCGCCACTATGACGTGCAAATGTTAGGGGGTATGGTATTACATACAGGACAAATTGCAGAGATGAAAACAGGGGAAGGAAAAACTCTTGTAGCAACTTTACCAGCTTATCTTAATGGTTTAACCGGAAAAGGTGTTCATGTCGTTACAGTTAATGATTATCTCGCCCGTCGTGATGCGGAATGGATGGGACAAATTCATCGGTTTTTAGGATTAAGTGTTGGTTTAATTCAAAGTGGGATGAATTCTCCAGAAAGACAGAAAAATTATAATGCAGATATTACGTATGCTACCAACAGTGAATTAGGTTTTGATTATCTACGAGATAATATGGCAACAGACATCGGTGAGGTGGTGCAAAGAGTTCCAAATTATTGCATTATTGACGAGGTTGACTCTATTTTAGTGGATGAAGCTCGTACTCCGTTGATTATATCAGGTCAGGTTGAGCGTCCTATGGAGAAGTATCTCGAAGCCGCTAGAATTGCTCAATTACTCGTCAGACAAAAGGAAGAAGGAGATGGAGGAGATTATGAGGTTGATGAGAAAGCGAGAAATGTTCTTTTAACTGATGAAGGTTTTGGTAAAGCTGAGGAATTGTTAGGGGTTAAAGATTTATATGATCAAGAAAATCCTTGGGCTCATTATATCTTCAATGCTATCAAAGCAAAAGAATTATTCACTGCGGATGTTAATTATATTGTCCGTAATAATGAAGTTGTTATCGTTGATGAGTTTACCGGACGAGTTTTAGCAGGTAGAAGATGGAGTGACGGTTTACATCAAGCGATCGAGGCAAAAGAAGGTGTTGAGATACAAAGAGAAACACAAACTTTGGCTAGTATCACTTATCAAAATTTCTTCTTACTCTATCCTAAATTATCAGGGATGACGGGTACTGCAAAAACTGAGGAGACGGAATTTGAGAAAGTGTACAATCTTGAAGTAACGATCATACCGACTAATCGTCCTTCCGATCGAGCAGATTTACCAGATGTTGTCTATAAAAATGAGATTGCCAAGTGGAAAGCTGTAGCAGAAGAATGTGCAGAAATGCACGAGTCTGGCAGACCTGTACTTATTGGTACTACTAGCGTTGAAAAATCAGAATTGTTAGCTAAATTATTGGTAGAGAGAAATATTCCTCATAATATCCTTAATGCACGTCCTGAAAACGTGGAAAGGGAATCAGAAATTGTTGCCCAAGCCGGTAGAAAAGGAGCCATCACGATCGCCACAAACATGGCAGGGCGTGGTACAGACATCATTCTTGGTGGAAACTCAGATTATATGGCAAGGTTGAAAATTCGGGAATATTTCATGCCTCAAATTGTCACTCCAGAAGACGATCAGTTAATGGTAAGTGTACCCGGAATTGATATGAATAAACGTCCGAAAGGACAGGGTTTTAGTGCTAATGGTGACGGTAAAAAAGTTAAAAATTGGAAACCTTCTTCAGATATTTTCCCTTGTCAGTTATCCTCTGAAACTGAAGCAAAATTGAAAGAAACCGTAAAATTTGCCGTTGAAACCTATGGACAACAAAGTCTTTCCGAGTTAGACGCAGAAGAAAAAATTGCTGTTGCCGCCGAAAAAGCTCCTACTGATGATCCTGTAATCCTTAAACTCAGAGACGTTTATCGATCGATTCGTCAAGAGTATGATTCTCTGACAGACAAAGAACATGAATTAGTAGTAGAGAAGGGCGGTTTACACGTTATCGGTACAGAAAGACACGAATCTAGACGTATAGATAACCAATTAAGAGGTAGAGCAGGTCGTCAAGGCGATCCGGGATCAACACGGTTCTTTTTAAGCCTAGAAGACAATTTATTACGGATTTTTGGTGGCGATCGAGTAGCTGGTTTAATGAATGCTTTTCGAGTTGAAGAAGATATGCCGATCGAATCGGGAATGTTGACTCGTAGTTTAGAAGGAGCACAAAAGAAAGTTGAAACCTTCTATTATGATGCCCGTAAAAGCGTTTTCGAGTATGACGAAGTTATGAATAACCAACGTCGAGCTATATATGCAGAACGTCGTCGAGTATTAGAAGGACGAGAATTGAAAGAGCAAGTATTGCAATACGCTACAAAAACGATGGATGAAATTGTAGATGCTTATGTGAATCCTGAGTTACCACCAGATGAATGGAATTTAGAAGGTTTAGTGAATAAAGCCAAAGAGTTTATTTACTTATTGGAAGATGTCACGGTGAAAGATTTAGAAGACATGACTGTCACTGAGATGAAGACTTTTCTTCATGAAGAAGTACACAAGGCCTATGATTTGAAAGAGAACCAAATTGAGCAATTACAACCGGGCTTAATGCGTCAAGCAGAAAGATTTTTCATCCTTCAACAAATTGATACCTTGTGGCGTGAACATTTACAAGCAATGGATGGCTTACGAGAATCTGTCGGTTTAAGAGGTTACGGACAAAAAGATCCCTTAATTGAATATAAACAAGAAGGTTACGAAATGTTTTTAGAGATGATGATTGACATTCGCCGAAATGTCGTGTATTCTCTATTCCAATTCCAACCTCAAGCACAACCCCAAGCGGTTTAA
- the carA gene encoding glutamine-hydrolyzing carbamoyl-phosphate synthase small subunit, protein MSILNFQPAVLVLADGTSYQGYSFGAKGTTFGEVVFNTGMTGYQEVMTDPSYSGQIVTFTYPELGNTGVNLEDEESFKPHIKGVIARNITEKPSNWRSTQSLPDYLIQHKVVGIYGIDTRDLTRRLRSSGAMNGAISSEILDPDELLVQLQAVPSMAGLNLVKEVTTKEVYEWIEPTTSEWEFSHRTNLTEEKFTVVALDFGVKRNILRRLASYGCRIIVVPANTSGEEILQYNPDGIFLSNGPGDPSAVAEGIEVAKALLEAKKPIFGICMGHQILGLSLGAETFKLKFGHRGLNQPCGLKQKVEITSQNHGFAVTEESLNADVEITHLNLNDRTVAGLKHKTLPFFSVQYHPEASPGPHDADYLFEQFVKMMRDNK, encoded by the coding sequence ATGTCTATTTTAAATTTTCAACCGGCTGTGTTGGTATTAGCCGATGGTACATCTTATCAGGGTTATTCTTTTGGGGCAAAAGGTACAACTTTCGGAGAAGTGGTTTTTAATACGGGAATGACGGGTTATCAAGAAGTGATGACAGATCCTAGTTACTCCGGACAAATCGTTACATTTACCTATCCTGAACTGGGAAATACAGGAGTTAACCTCGAAGATGAAGAATCTTTTAAACCTCATATTAAAGGAGTTATTGCTCGAAACATCACCGAAAAACCTAGTAATTGGCGATCGACTCAATCCTTACCTGATTATTTGATACAACATAAAGTAGTTGGTATTTATGGTATTGATACCAGAGACTTAACTCGCCGTTTAAGATCTTCAGGCGCAATGAATGGAGCTATTTCCAGTGAAATTCTCGATCCTGATGAGTTATTAGTACAACTACAAGCTGTACCCTCTATGGCAGGATTAAACCTCGTCAAAGAAGTAACGACAAAAGAAGTTTATGAGTGGATAGAACCTACTACCTCTGAATGGGAATTTAGCCATAGAACTAATTTAACAGAAGAAAAATTTACCGTTGTTGCCCTTGATTTTGGCGTTAAGCGTAACATCTTACGCCGTTTAGCTAGTTATGGTTGTAGAATCATTGTTGTTCCTGCAAATACATCTGGTGAAGAAATTCTTCAATATAATCCTGACGGTATTTTCCTCTCCAATGGGCCCGGAGATCCCTCTGCGGTAGCCGAAGGTATTGAAGTAGCTAAAGCCTTGTTAGAAGCGAAAAAACCCATCTTTGGGATATGTATGGGACATCAGATTCTCGGTTTATCTTTAGGTGCAGAAACTTTTAAACTAAAATTTGGTCATCGAGGATTAAATCAACCCTGTGGATTAAAGCAAAAAGTAGAAATTACCAGTCAAAATCACGGTTTTGCAGTTACGGAAGAATCTTTGAATGCAGACGTAGAAATTACTCATCTTAATCTGAACGATCGAACAGTGGCAGGATTAAAACATAAAACTTTACCCTTCTTCTCTGTACAATATCATCCCGAAGCCAGTCCTGGCCCTCATGATGCGGACTATTTATTTGAACAATTCGTTAAAATGATGCGAGATAATAAATAA
- the hisH gene encoding imidazole glycerol phosphate synthase subunit HisH — translation MSIIAVIDYDMGNLHSACKGLEKAGATTKITDSAKEIAQADAIVLPGVGSFDPAIEHLRERDLIYPIQQAVKSGKPFLGICLGLQILFETSEEGKQEGLGIIKGKVKRFKSEPNLTIPHMGWNTLELKQNQHPLWQNLPSSPYLYFVHSYYVDPIDKNVIASQVTHGTQTVTASIALDNLMAVQFHPEKSSDYGLQILTNFVKLTS, via the coding sequence ATGTCTATTATTGCCGTTATTGATTATGATATGGGAAATTTGCACTCTGCTTGTAAGGGTTTAGAAAAAGCAGGTGCGACAACAAAAATTACTGATTCTGCCAAAGAAATTGCCCAAGCAGATGCGATCGTATTACCCGGAGTCGGTTCATTTGATCCTGCCATTGAGCATTTAAGAGAAAGAGATTTAATTTATCCGATACAACAGGCTGTGAAAAGTGGGAAACCATTTTTAGGTATTTGTTTAGGGTTACAAATTTTATTCGAGACATCAGAAGAAGGAAAACAAGAAGGTTTAGGTATTATCAAAGGTAAGGTTAAACGCTTTAAATCCGAGCCAAATCTAACTATTCCTCACATGGGTTGGAATACTCTTGAGTTAAAACAAAATCAACACCCTTTATGGCAAAATCTTCCTTCTTCTCCTTATCTATATTTTGTCCATTCTTATTATGTTGATCCCATTGATAAAAATGTTATTGCTTCTCAAGTCACTCATGGCACACAAACAGTTACAGCCTCGATCGCTCTTGATAACTTAATGGCTGTACAATTTCACCCTGAAAAATCCTCTGATTACGGGTTGCAAATATTAACCAATTTTGTCAAATTAACCTCTTGA
- a CDS encoding glycoside hydrolase family protein: MTNFSNDKGNFTAQVGNVLKTAIILVMLSGLVSVFIQEKKNEFKKAGQHFISSIYGSPPLVMDGGNPYIRALMRTISSSESNYINPYHVIYSGKYVNDLRKHPNICVTIVNGPNKGKCTTASGRYQFLNTTWAEKAVLYHPEPSQFFLWKDYSFEPEYQDKVLYNWLTDSKAWDEDISHLLEHGEIDRVLKLLSSTWTSLGYGIEDNTMTKELPQIYNKLLKEELKNN; the protein is encoded by the coding sequence ATGACGAATTTTAGTAATGACAAAGGAAATTTTACTGCACAGGTAGGTAATGTACTTAAAACAGCAATTATTTTGGTCATGCTATCGGGATTAGTTAGTGTTTTTATTCAAGAAAAGAAAAATGAGTTTAAAAAAGCTGGTCAACATTTTATCTCCAGTATATATGGCAGTCCTCCTCTTGTTATGGATGGAGGAAATCCTTATATTCGAGCTTTAATGCGTACGATTAGTTCTAGTGAGTCTAATTATATAAATCCGTATCATGTTATTTACAGTGGGAAGTATGTCAATGATTTACGTAAACATCCAAATATCTGTGTAACGATCGTTAATGGCCCAAATAAGGGTAAATGTACCACAGCTTCGGGAAGATACCAATTTTTGAATACGACTTGGGCTGAAAAAGCAGTTTTATATCATCCTGAGCCTTCACAATTTTTTCTGTGGAAGGATTATAGTTTTGAACCAGAGTATCAAGATAAAGTTTTATATAATTGGCTTACTGATTCTAAGGCATGGGATGAGGATATTAGTCATTTATTGGAACATGGTGAAATCGATCGAGTTTTAAAATTGTTGTCTTCTACGTGGACAAGTTTGGGTTATGGAATAGAAGACAATACCATGACTAAAGAGTTACCACAAATATATAACAAATTACTCAAAGAAGAACTAAAAAATAATTAA
- a CDS encoding efflux RND transporter permease subunit, which produces MSLSSEFIKRPVLTTVCSIVIILIGVICMALLPLDKLPQIAPKQVSVTANYVGADAKTTVDNVTSVLEREINGTADIRWISSNTANTGQSTINVSFPVEIDSNTAQVLVQNRVAQAQSSLPPIVNQSGITTQQASPSVTLAYAFYSEKGEDGKYLYDTVFLFNYLDRYLWNELNRIKGVGNLNALGSSTYAMRIWLDPNKLAARGLTATDVVAVIQEQNFDIGTGGVGRLPNPQEQQFEIPLKVQGRFVTPEEAENIVVKVGDNGTLIKIGDVGRAELGVENYITLITLDGDTPAVALIIYQLPGSNALDTANAIKAKMEELRKSFPPGYKDVIVLDNTLFIDAALRDLVITLLQAIALVVLVIFVFLQDWRTTIIPSVAIPVALVGAMIALKALGFTLNQLTLFACVLATGLVVDDGIVIVESVSNKLAQRMRPLQAAFDSMDELFGAVIATSVVLMAVFIPVSFFPGTTGIVYKQFALTIAAAVVFSTFNALTFSPTMSGILLKAPAKTKGPLGLFFELFNRLFDAFKEGYRNIITFLTKLKTLIMIIFISGLVLTGWMYQTIPQGFIPEEDQGYFFVIATAQPGVSLNYTQDINSKIMAEIMEFEEVDHAMALTGFSFDGINSNQGLFFIKLKTWAEREGAKHSVFGIIRRLNPILRQKIDNARVFAVNAPPVDGLSNFSGLELYIQDRQLTGMDALIDNTQRVMAAANKRPEVAGAFTTFTFNSPILEANIDREKVKAMNVDINVVLSNLQTYLGGNFVNQFVLDGRLYRVFAQADGDFRSNPSDIGEIYVRSRNGAMVQLSDILTLEETTYPPIVTNYNVYPAIKINVSPAQGYSSGQLIQVMEEVATATLQPGFGFEWTNTAAEEKTAGGAAPIVFGLGFVMVFLVLAAQYESYIDPTIIMLTVPLAILGALGGIWLRVQFQGADSIWPILNNNIYVQVGLVMLIGMSSKNAILIVEFANQARTLGMNITQAAIYAATERFRPILMTTFSTLFGFLPLLVASGAGSVSRWSLGTAVFGGMIISTILSLLFVPNLYIVIKNFEKYVLEGETKPPKPSDNDKNGGNPTNQQPPTLVSDN; this is translated from the coding sequence ATGTCTCTTTCTTCAGAATTTATTAAACGCCCAGTGTTAACAACGGTTTGCTCGATCGTTATTATCCTCATCGGGGTGATATGTATGGCACTGTTACCCCTCGATAAACTGCCACAAATTGCCCCCAAACAAGTCTCCGTTACAGCTAACTATGTGGGTGCAGATGCGAAAACCACGGTAGATAATGTCACTAGCGTTTTAGAAAGAGAAATAAATGGTACAGCAGATATTCGATGGATTAGCTCCAATACCGCTAATACAGGACAAAGTACTATTAACGTTAGTTTTCCTGTTGAAATTGATAGCAACACGGCACAAGTATTAGTGCAAAATCGAGTTGCACAAGCCCAATCTAGCTTACCACCTATCGTTAACCAATCAGGCATTACAACCCAACAAGCATCTCCTAGTGTTACCCTTGCTTACGCTTTTTACTCTGAAAAAGGAGAAGATGGTAAATACTTATATGATACCGTATTCCTATTTAACTACCTCGATCGCTATCTGTGGAATGAATTAAATAGAATTAAAGGGGTAGGAAATTTGAATGCCCTTGGCTCATCTACCTATGCTATGCGAATTTGGCTCGATCCTAACAAATTAGCCGCCAGAGGTTTAACTGCGACAGATGTGGTGGCTGTGATTCAAGAGCAAAACTTTGATATTGGTACTGGTGGTGTTGGTAGATTACCGAATCCCCAAGAACAACAATTTGAAATTCCCTTAAAAGTACAAGGACGTTTTGTCACCCCAGAAGAAGCTGAAAATATTGTGGTGAAGGTGGGAGATAATGGAACTTTAATTAAAATCGGTGATGTTGGTAGAGCAGAATTAGGAGTAGAAAATTATATTACTTTAATTACCCTTGATGGAGATACCCCCGCCGTTGCTTTAATTATTTATCAGTTACCCGGTAGTAATGCCCTTGATACGGCAAACGCCATTAAGGCAAAAATGGAAGAATTAAGAAAATCCTTCCCACCCGGATATAAAGATGTAATTGTTTTAGATAATACTCTTTTCATTGATGCTGCACTAAGAGACTTAGTGATAACTTTATTACAGGCGATCGCACTGGTAGTATTAGTTATTTTCGTATTTTTACAAGACTGGCGTACCACCATTATTCCCTCCGTTGCGATTCCAGTGGCTTTAGTTGGTGCAATGATTGCCTTAAAAGCCCTAGGTTTCACCCTTAATCAGTTAACCTTATTCGCTTGTGTACTAGCAACAGGTTTAGTAGTGGACGATGGTATCGTAATTGTAGAATCTGTATCCAATAAATTAGCCCAGAGAATGCGCCCCCTTCAGGCCGCTTTTGACTCTATGGATGAGTTATTTGGAGCAGTTATCGCTACATCGGTGGTATTAATGGCAGTGTTTATTCCCGTATCTTTCTTCCCCGGTACTACTGGTATTGTTTATAAACAGTTCGCTTTAACGATCGCCGCCGCCGTTGTCTTCTCTACCTTTAACGCTTTAACTTTTTCTCCTACTATGTCAGGGATATTACTTAAAGCACCAGCAAAAACAAAAGGTCCTTTAGGATTATTTTTTGAACTATTTAACCGTTTATTTGATGCTTTTAAAGAAGGATACCGCAATATAATTACTTTTTTGACGAAGCTCAAAACCCTGATTATGATTATTTTCATCAGTGGTTTAGTTTTAACCGGATGGATGTACCAAACTATACCTCAAGGATTTATTCCCGAAGAAGATCAGGGGTATTTCTTTGTTATTGCCACTGCACAACCAGGTGTATCCCTTAACTATACCCAAGATATCAACAGTAAAATCATGGCGGAAATCATGGAATTTGAAGAAGTTGATCATGCTATGGCATTAACGGGATTTTCCTTCGATGGTATTAACAGTAATCAAGGTTTATTCTTTATCAAATTAAAAACTTGGGCAGAAAGAGAAGGGGCAAAACATTCTGTATTTGGAATAATTCGCCGATTAAATCCTATTTTGAGACAAAAAATTGATAACGCCAGAGTTTTTGCCGTTAATGCTCCACCCGTGGACGGTTTAAGTAACTTTAGTGGTTTAGAACTTTATATTCAAGATCGACAGCTAACAGGAATGGATGCGTTAATTGATAATACTCAAAGAGTCATGGCGGCGGCCAATAAACGTCCTGAGGTTGCTGGTGCATTTACTACCTTTACCTTTAACTCTCCTATCCTAGAAGCTAATATCGATCGAGAAAAAGTTAAAGCGATGAATGTAGATATAAACGTAGTTTTAAGTAATTTACAAACCTATCTGGGAGGAAACTTTGTTAATCAGTTTGTTTTAGACGGGCGTTTATATCGGGTATTTGCCCAAGCTGATGGGGATTTTCGATCGAATCCTAGTGATATTGGTGAAATATATGTTCGTAGTCGTAACGGTGCAATGGTGCAATTGAGCGATATATTAACTCTCGAAGAAACCACCTATCCTCCCATTGTAACTAACTATAATGTTTATCCCGCCATTAAAATTAACGTTTCTCCTGCCCAAGGCTACAGTTCAGGACAATTAATTCAAGTGATGGAAGAAGTTGCAACGGCAACCTTACAACCCGGTTTCGGTTTTGAGTGGACAAATACTGCCGCCGAAGAAAAAACGGCTGGAGGTGCGGCGCCCATAGTATTTGGGTTAGGTTTTGTAATGGTATTCTTAGTATTGGCTGCTCAATATGAAAGCTATATTGATCCAACAATTATCATGTTAACTGTACCACTGGCTATTTTAGGAGCATTAGGCGGTATCTGGTTAAGAGTTCAATTTCAAGGTGCCGACAGCATTTGGCCTATTCTCAATAATAACATATATGTACAGGTTGGTTTAGTAATGCTTATTGGAATGTCTAGTAAAAACGCCATTTTAATTGTGGAGTTTGCCAACCAAGCACGAACATTAGGTATGAATATTACCCAAGCCGCAATTTATGCCGCTACCGAGCGTTTTAGACCAATTTTAATGACCACCTTTTCCACCCTATTTGGCTTTTTACCTTTATTAGTTGCTAGTGGTGCAGGAAGTGTTAGTCGTTGGTCATTAGGTACTGCCGTATTTGGTGGAATGATTATTTCCACTATTCTTAGTTTGCTTTTTGTTCCTAACCTTTATATTGTTATTAAGAACTTTGAAAAATATGTTTTAGAAGGGGAAACAAAACCTCCTAAACCTTCAGACAACGATAAAAATGGTGGAAATCCAACTAATCAACAACCACCGACTCTTGTCTCAGATAATTAG
- a CDS encoding ribonuclease Z translates to MEITFLGTSSGVPTKFRNVSSVALRLTQRGEIWLFDCGEGTQHQLLRSDLKTSQLKKVFVTHMHGDHTFGLMGLLASCGLGAHAENVEVYGPPGIEPYLKACMKYSYTYFPYGVQIKTVEPGLVYEDDELIVTCELLKHRVTAFGYRVTEKDRSGKFDVEKAKQIGIPFGPLYGKLKAGETVILEDGRIFNGSQFCGPTEIGRKFVYCTDTVFCENAIELSQDADVLIHEATFAHQDAEMAFEKMHSTTTMAAQVALAAQVKQLIMTHFSPRYAPGNPLQLKDLLKEAQAIFPNTLLAHDFFHYEIPRRR, encoded by the coding sequence GTGGAAATAACTTTTTTAGGAACAAGTTCAGGCGTACCAACTAAATTTAGAAATGTATCTAGCGTTGCTTTGCGGTTGACTCAAAGGGGAGAAATTTGGCTATTTGATTGTGGAGAAGGTACTCAACATCAACTATTGCGCAGTGATTTAAAAACTTCTCAACTAAAAAAGGTTTTTGTTACTCATATGCACGGAGATCATACCTTTGGTTTAATGGGATTATTGGCTAGTTGCGGATTAGGTGCTCATGCCGAAAACGTTGAAGTTTATGGGCCTCCCGGCATTGAACCTTATTTAAAAGCCTGTATGAAATATTCCTATACTTATTTTCCTTATGGTGTACAAATTAAAACAGTTGAACCGGGTTTAGTCTATGAAGATGATGAATTAATCGTCACTTGTGAACTCTTAAAACATCGAGTTACTGCCTTTGGCTATCGTGTTACAGAAAAAGATCGATCGGGTAAATTTGATGTAGAAAAAGCTAAACAAATAGGTATTCCTTTTGGCCCTTTATATGGCAAACTGAAAGCAGGAGAAACTGTTATCCTTGAAGACGGACGCATATTTAACGGCTCTCAATTTTGTGGGCCAACCGAAATAGGTCGTAAATTCGTTTATTGTACCGATACAGTTTTTTGTGAAAATGCGATCGAATTATCTCAAGATGCAGATGTCTTGATACATGAAGCGACTTTTGCCCACCAAGATGCAGAAATGGCCTTTGAGAAAATGCACTCAACAACCACTATGGCGGCACAAGTAGCATTAGCCGCCCAAGTAAAACAATTGATCATGACTCATTTTAGCCCTCGTTATGCCCCGGGAAACCCATTACAATTAAAGGATTTACTAAAAGAAGCTCAAGCAATTTTCCCGAATACATTACTTGCCCATGATTTTTTTCATTATGAAATTCCTCGTCGTCGCTAG